A section of the Candidatus Latescibacter sp. genome encodes:
- a CDS encoding protein arginine kinase yields the protein MKFENILLTVPGWLNPDGPETEIVISSRARLARNVAGFPYVHCAGNDKLSEIVSTVLEAAKIAGFDSLDFFRNEDLDDLHKNIFIERHLISPTLASQNANRGVLVLEGERCSILINEEDHLRMQSFRSGFNPMGAWEDVDSIDDRLAQAIPFSFSREYGYLTACPTNIGTGLRVSILIHLPALVLTQEIQHVIHSAGQIGLAVRGYYGEGSDVIGNLFQISNKSSLGRTERAIIDELISAVMKIIEYEKKSAETLIKEAKSQIEDKIWRSIGILKSARMLSTNEFMNLSSAVRLGHFLRVLDKPNLESLNEMMVLTQPAHLQARQGHLIETMERDMLRAELVRERFIDVRM from the coding sequence ATGAAATTTGAAAATATACTCCTTACGGTACCGGGATGGTTGAATCCGGATGGGCCGGAAACCGAAATTGTGATTTCATCCCGCGCCAGGCTGGCGCGGAATGTTGCAGGGTTTCCCTATGTTCACTGCGCCGGAAATGACAAGCTCAGCGAAATAGTGAGCACTGTACTGGAGGCGGCAAAAATAGCCGGATTTGATTCTCTTGATTTTTTTCGCAACGAGGATCTGGATGACCTGCACAAGAACATTTTCATCGAGCGCCATCTGATCAGCCCCACACTGGCCTCTCAGAACGCCAACCGTGGTGTTCTTGTTCTGGAAGGCGAGCGGTGTTCAATCCTGATCAATGAAGAGGATCATCTTCGCATGCAGTCTTTTCGTTCGGGATTCAACCCGATGGGGGCATGGGAAGATGTGGACAGCATCGACGACCGTCTGGCGCAGGCCATACCTTTTTCATTTTCCCGTGAATACGGATATCTTACTGCATGTCCGACCAATATCGGCACCGGGCTGAGGGTTTCCATACTCATACATCTTCCGGCGCTCGTATTGACCCAAGAGATTCAGCATGTGATACACAGCGCCGGACAGATCGGGCTGGCGGTACGAGGCTATTATGGAGAGGGTTCCGATGTGATAGGAAATCTTTTCCAGATATCCAACAAATCATCACTCGGCAGGACTGAGCGGGCAATTATCGATGAACTCATATCCGCAGTTATGAAGATAATTGAGTACGAAAAAAAATCCGCGGAAACCCTCATAAAAGAGGCAAAAAGCCAGATCGAAGACAAAATCTGGCGCAGTATTGGCATATTAAAATCAGCGAGGATGCTTTCGACCAATGAATTCATGAACCTCAGTTCGGCGGTTCGTTTGGGTCATTTCCTGCGGGTTTTAGACAAACCCAACCTTGAATCTCTCAACGAAATGATGGTCTTGACCCAACCCGCTCATCTGCAGGCTCGTCAGGGTCATCTGATAGAGACGATGGAGCGGGACATGCTGAGGGCCGAATTGGTTCGTGAACGTTTTATTGACGTGAGAATGTAA
- a CDS encoding UvrB/UvrC motif-containing protein, whose protein sequence is MNICNECAKIRGLTVKISSAGIPQSEQLFESKPPDFDKEEETYPANISCGQCGLTYAEFKKNSFFGCDRCHSAFGKHFVDLLKQIHGSTVHKGKTPLSISNDMELKNHLRALRMRLQRCIKSEEFERAAELRDKIANLEEKVSKNEI, encoded by the coding sequence TTGAACATATGTAACGAATGTGCAAAGATAAGAGGTCTCACAGTAAAAATATCGTCCGCCGGAATACCTCAGTCGGAACAGTTATTTGAATCCAAACCACCCGACTTCGACAAAGAGGAGGAAACATATCCTGCGAACATTTCCTGCGGGCAGTGCGGTCTCACCTATGCTGAATTCAAGAAGAATAGTTTCTTCGGCTGTGACCGGTGTCACAGCGCTTTTGGAAAACATTTTGTAGATTTATTGAAACAAATTCACGGCTCAACCGTTCATAAAGGTAAAACCCCTTTGAGCATTTCGAATGATATGGAATTGAAAAATCATCTCCGGGCGCTTCGAATGCGATTGCAGCGATGCATCAAATCGGAAGAATTCGAACGTGCCGCCGAACTCCGTGACAAGATAGCAAATCTTGAGGAAAAAGTTTCGAAAAATGAAATTTGA
- a CDS encoding ABC transporter ATP-binding protein: MARIILTARGITKNYYMGGSVLEVLKGVELDLIEGQILAIVGASGAGKSTLLHILGMLDRPTSGDLILDGESLIGKSEEELASYRNNRVGFIFQFHHLLPEFNAVENVMMPAVIRGKNGAKARDRAKFLLESVGLSERLEHRPGELSGGELQRVAVARALMNEPAMIFADEPSGNLDRHNSDILHELIWNLAREHKSTFVLVTHDLLLAEKADKVALLSDGKTKEIDLKNTNERLLFKSV; encoded by the coding sequence TTGGCTCGAATCATATTGACTGCACGGGGTATAACGAAAAATTATTACATGGGAGGGTCCGTCCTCGAAGTATTGAAAGGAGTGGAGCTGGATCTGATTGAAGGTCAGATACTGGCGATCGTGGGTGCGTCCGGGGCTGGCAAATCTACATTGCTTCACATTCTTGGAATGCTGGACCGTCCCACCTCCGGGGACCTGATTCTGGATGGTGAAAGCCTCATTGGAAAATCGGAAGAGGAACTGGCTTCTTATCGGAACAACCGGGTTGGTTTTATCTTCCAGTTTCATCACCTTCTGCCGGAGTTCAATGCGGTGGAAAATGTCATGATGCCGGCGGTGATACGAGGGAAGAATGGGGCAAAAGCTCGGGATAGAGCAAAATTTCTGCTTGAAAGTGTAGGACTTTCCGAGCGGCTGGAGCATCGTCCGGGCGAGCTCTCGGGGGGCGAACTGCAGCGAGTGGCGGTGGCGCGAGCGCTCATGAATGAACCGGCTATGATTTTTGCAGATGAACCTTCCGGCAACCTTGACCGTCACAACTCAGATATTTTACATGAACTTATCTGGAATCTGGCCAGGGAGCACAAATCCACTTTTGTCCTTGTGACCCATGATTTATTGCTTGCTGAAAAGGCAGACAAAGTGGCGCTTCTTTCGGACGGCAAAACAAAAGAAATTGATTTGAAAAATACGAATGAACGATTATTATTTAAAAGCGTTTAA
- a CDS encoding ABC transporter permease, with translation MSKCLKVVVRGVDMETFEFFVAWRYLLTRKKTGFISIISIISIIGVAVGVGALIIVLSLMNGFTKELRTRLVGMDGHVWVSRPLERGIPDSGQVLRKLKSMPGVAGVSPFCSYETVATPKEKGKPVAVMVRGVDRETVDTVSDIRKYVTIGDFDFSPDDKNIPGVVLGQYVASALGNVSIGDYIYLYGEVDMESLLRDNTLPAINVFRIRGLFNSGYYEYDNSVVLIDIHRAQKILNLDGKISGISLKLNDMFKAEKYTGEGGYIEKSLGGYPFTSISWIERNRVLFKWMKLEKWAAFIVLSLIIIVAAFNIVSSQIMMVMDKTREIGILKSMGASNRSIMRIFVYQGAFVGVVGTAIGGMVGIMFSFLQDKYQLISLPSDVYFISAVPMDMQLTDILSITAVALFLCWFSSYYPAKKAAQLAPVDAIRSE, from the coding sequence ATGTCAAAGTGCCTGAAAGTGGTGGTAAGGGGTGTGGATATGGAAACGTTTGAATTCTTTGTAGCCTGGCGGTATCTGTTAACCAGGAAAAAAACCGGATTTATCTCCATCATATCGATAATATCCATCATCGGGGTGGCGGTTGGGGTGGGAGCGCTGATAATCGTGCTTTCACTTATGAATGGATTTACCAAGGAATTACGTACCCGGCTGGTCGGAATGGACGGACATGTATGGGTGAGCCGTCCATTGGAAAGAGGAATTCCAGATTCAGGCCAGGTTCTCAGGAAACTGAAGAGCATGCCGGGCGTTGCAGGCGTCTCGCCATTCTGCTCCTATGAAACGGTGGCCACTCCGAAGGAGAAGGGGAAACCGGTTGCAGTGATGGTAAGGGGTGTGGACAGGGAAACGGTTGATACGGTTTCCGACATCCGGAAATATGTTACCATCGGAGATTTCGATTTTTCTCCCGATGACAAAAACATTCCGGGAGTGGTTCTGGGGCAATATGTGGCGTCAGCGTTAGGAAATGTCTCCATCGGAGATTATATTTACCTCTATGGAGAAGTAGACATGGAAAGTCTTCTCCGTGATAACACCCTTCCCGCAATCAATGTATTTCGAATTCGGGGTCTTTTCAACAGCGGATACTATGAATACGATAACAGTGTGGTGCTTATCGATATACACCGCGCACAGAAGATTTTGAATCTCGATGGGAAAATTTCGGGCATTTCCCTGAAGCTGAACGATATGTTCAAAGCGGAAAAGTACACGGGAGAAGGTGGATACATTGAGAAATCACTGGGCGGTTACCCTTTTACCAGCATCAGTTGGATAGAACGAAACAGGGTGCTGTTTAAATGGATGAAACTTGAGAAATGGGCTGCCTTTATCGTTCTCAGCCTCATCATCATTGTAGCGGCGTTCAATATTGTGAGTTCGCAGATCATGATGGTCATGGACAAAACCCGTGAGATCGGAATTTTGAAATCGATGGGCGCCTCAAACCGGAGCATAATGCGGATATTTGTCTATCAGGGCGCATTCGTGGGGGTTGTGGGAACCGCCATCGGGGGGATGGTGGGAATCATGTTCAGTTTTCTTCAGGACAAGTACCAGTTGATCAGCCTCCCTTCCGATGTATATTTTATCAGCGCTGTTCCGATGGACATGCAGCTTACCGATATTTTGTCTATTACAGCGGTTGCGCTGTTCCTGTGCTGGTTCTCAAGCTATTACCCGGCGAAAAAGGCGGCGCAGCTTGCTCCGGTGGATGCGATCAGATCGGAATAG
- a CDS encoding DUF4159 domain-containing protein has translation MLKSRTIFWFSALSIFWTLGACWAQIDGSHKKPTVVIDPSNKQNIRGNISIAFAWGDHFSPPQQYLRGIINLKDAMLKWTKIDTAMENHLLLGSPQLLDMAFVYVTTDNSFDLSGTEKANVKKYLENGGFMMIENPQPRTEAGPAAAALKQMIRDALGSSRARFQPIPISNPIYHSFFDFDDGPPNGSEIGLSVSGTSVTSQRMQSITKPVLYLEGVWINDRLAVVFSNKGYIVKWTDMQSNDPQLKMGVNLIVFALTQEGGIATKK, from the coding sequence ATGTTGAAGTCACGTACGATTTTCTGGTTCTCTGCACTGTCCATTTTCTGGACTCTGGGCGCCTGCTGGGCGCAAATCGATGGTTCCCATAAAAAGCCCACTGTGGTTATCGATCCTTCCAATAAACAGAATATCCGGGGAAACATCTCTATTGCATTCGCCTGGGGCGACCACTTTTCACCCCCGCAGCAGTACCTCCGAGGGATAATCAATCTGAAAGATGCCATGCTGAAATGGACGAAGATAGATACCGCAATGGAAAACCATCTCCTTTTGGGATCGCCGCAACTTCTTGACATGGCGTTCGTATATGTTACCACAGACAACTCATTCGACCTCAGCGGCACAGAAAAAGCCAATGTAAAAAAATACCTCGAGAACGGCGGATTCATGATGATCGAAAATCCCCAGCCCAGAACCGAGGCTGGGCCAGCCGCAGCCGCGCTGAAACAGATGATCCGTGACGCCCTGGGTTCTTCACGTGCGCGTTTCCAGCCGATTCCCATATCGAATCCCATTTATCATTCTTTTTTCGATTTCGATGACGGACCTCCGAACGGTTCAGAAATCGGCCTCTCGGTGAGCGGCACCTCTGTAACATCGCAAAGAATGCAGAGTATCACGAAACCGGTGCTTTACCTTGAAGGCGTATGGATAAATGATAGGCTGGCGGTGGTTTTTTCAAACAAAGGCTATATCGTAAAATGGACCGACATGCAGAGCAATGATCCGCAGTTGAAAATGGGAGTGAATCTTATCGTATTCGCCCTAACCCAGGAGGGTGG